The Miscanthus floridulus cultivar M001 chromosome 7, ASM1932011v1, whole genome shotgun sequence genome includes a region encoding these proteins:
- the LOC136465421 gene encoding uncharacterized mitochondrial protein AtMg00810-like → MEDINSFKREMAACFQMSVLGALSYYLDIEVRLGKEELMLGQSAYASKLLEQSGMDECKPCMTSMEERLKLTKASTVAKVDATLYRSIIGHLRYLVHTRPDTAFAVGYARRFMEDPREDH, encoded by the coding sequence atggaggacatcaacagcttcaagcgtgagatggcggctTGTTTTCAAATGAGCgttctcggcgcactctcctactacctcgacatcgaggtgagattggggaaggaggaactcatgcttGGTCAGAGCGCATATGCCTCGAAGCTATTGGAGCAGAGTGGCATGGATGAATGCAAGCCATGCATGACTTCGATGGAGGAGCggttgaagctgacgaaggccagcaccgtggcgaaggtggatgcaacactctatcggAGCATCATTGGCcatctacgctacctagtccacacgaggccagacACTGCGTTTGCCGTGGGCTATGCccgtcgcttcatggaggatcctagagaggatcactag